The following are from one region of the Bradyrhizobium sediminis genome:
- a CDS encoding ArsR/SmtB family transcription factor has product MKAGPDIAMIAALVGDPARSNMLTALMTGRALTASELAHQAGITPQTASSHLSKLEAGGLIEQEKQGRHRYYRLSDSDVADVLEGLAGLAARVGHMRVRTGPKDPALRRARICYDHLAGDLGVQMLDSMKQQRLLRQSKQVIELTAEGERFMAKALQIDAGSLAHPRRPLCKACLDWSERRHHLAGTLGAAIMARFTELKWAARDATPGSRVVNFTRTGEKRFAALFGETGG; this is encoded by the coding sequence ATGAAAGCAGGTCCCGATATCGCCATGATCGCCGCACTGGTCGGCGATCCCGCGCGTTCCAACATGCTGACGGCGCTGATGACCGGCCGCGCGCTGACCGCGAGCGAGCTGGCGCACCAGGCCGGCATCACGCCGCAGACCGCGAGCTCGCATTTGTCGAAGCTCGAGGCCGGCGGCCTGATCGAGCAGGAGAAACAGGGCCGCCACCGCTATTATCGCCTCAGCGATTCCGACGTCGCCGACGTGCTCGAGGGCCTCGCCGGCCTTGCCGCGCGCGTCGGCCACATGCGGGTGCGCACCGGGCCGAAGGATCCGGCGCTGCGCCGGGCGCGGATCTGCTACGACCATCTGGCCGGCGATCTCGGCGTGCAGATGCTCGACAGCATGAAGCAGCAGCGGCTGCTGCGGCAAAGCAAGCAGGTGATCGAGCTCACCGCCGAGGGCGAGCGCTTCATGGCGAAAGCGCTGCAGATCGACGCCGGCTCGCTGGCGCATCCGCGCCGGCCGCTGTGCAAGGCCTGCCTGGACTGGAGCGAGCGCCGCCATCATCTCGCGGGAACGCTGGGCGCGGCCATCATGGCGCGGTTCACCGAATTGAAATGGGCCGCGCGCGACGCCACCCCCGGCAGCCGCGTCGTCAATTTCACCCGCACCGGCGAGAAACGTTTCGCCGCGCTGTTCGGCGAGACTGGCGGCTGA